Below is a genomic region from Armatimonadia bacterium.
CGTCCTCCTGCACCATCCTGTCGGGCTCAATCCACAGTCCGTAGAGCGCGGTCTTGACCTTCGGTGGCTGGATCTTCGTAATCATCAGCAGGTCACGCTCGGTGATGATCCCGATCAGCTCGTCGGCATCGTTCACCACGGGCATCCCGCTGATGTTGTGATGAGCCATGATCTGCACGGCATGCGCGGCCCGGTCGTCATGACGAATCGCAAGAACATGGGTTGTCATGATGTCTTTTGCCTTCATACCGAGACTCCTTGCTGGTGATGGCGGTCTGCTTCGCTTACCGGAAAAGGATCGCTACAGCAACCATCCTAACAAAGGGATCTTAGCGGCAGGTTAAGACAAGGACGTGCTGCCGCGCGCAACTCAGGGCGTGGCAGGCTTGGCAGGCGGTGTCGCGGGCTTGCCGCTCTTTGAGTTCGTTGTGGTGCCCTTGTCCGACTTCTCGGTTTTGTCGGTCTTCTCGGCCTCGCCTGTCTTCGCCGAGAGCTTCACAGTCTGATCGGTGACGTTCCCGGCTGCGTCGCGAGCCCGGATGAGGATCTCGGTGACGCTGGACTTCAGCGGCGGCGTCACCAGCAGGAACTTCTCGTACCGCCAGTCATAGATGCCGTCATCGAGGCGGACAGCTCGCCACAGGGTCTCGCCCTTGGGCGCCCAACTAAGGTTGGTAATCCGACTGGTGGCATCGAGGGCAAAGCCCGTGAGGGCCCAACCACCGTCGGTCTGCTGCGAGGGACCGGTGATGATCTGCACCTCGGGCGCCTTGTTGTCAAGGATGACGTTCGCTACGTCCACCGTGACCGAGCGCGAGCCGGTCGGGTTCGAGAGGCTGTCATCGGCAATCACCCGCAGGTCATAGATGCCGTCGGCAACGCTCTTGGTGTCCCACTCGTACTCCGTCTCGGTGATGTTCTCCTTGAGGACCTTGAAGTCGCGCTCACCCCGCAGGCGGTACAACACGCGGGCCTGGAGCTTGTCCTTGTCGGCGTCCTCCATCTTCCACTGGATCTTCGCCTTGCCGCTGATGGCGCTGCCCTCTGCCGGCTTCACGTCCTTGAGCGTCGGCTCCTGGTTGGCGGGCAGGTACGAGATCCGCAGCCAGTCCAGTAGCGGGACAGCCTG
It encodes:
- a CDS encoding CBS domain-containing protein, which gives rise to MKAKDIMTTHVLAIRHDDRAAHAVQIMAHHNISGMPVVNDADELIGIITERDLLMITKIQPPKVKTALYGLWIEPDRMVQEDAEWRGLLVEDVMTKKVVSFGPEEAVAEIAKVMHDRGIKRVPIVEGKTIVGLISRADIIKAIAEGRSLD